Genomic DNA from Deltaproteobacteria bacterium:
AGATCGGCATCGGCCTTTTGATCGGCTATCTCGCCCGGCTTCTCTTCGCCGGTTTTCAGGTTGCCGGACAAATGATCGGGTACCAGATGGGCTTCGCCATTGTCAGTGTTTTTGATCCGCAAAGCAGTTCTCAACTTTCGATTATGGCCTATTTTGAGAACCTTCTGGCGCTGCTTCTTTTTCTTTCTCTGAATCTCCATCATGTACTGCTTCGCGGTCTGGCGGAAAGTTTCCAGTTGATCCCGCTTTTGGGGGCGCATTATCCCCTGGCCATCATGCAGCAGCTGGTCCGGAATACGGGAGATCTGTTTGTCCTGGCCGTGAAGATCGGCGCCCCGGTGATGGCGGCGCTGCTCTTTACGAATGTGGCGATGGGCCTGATCGCCCGGACCGTACCGCAGATGAATATCTTTATCGTCTCTTTTCCTTTCCAGATCGGATGCGGGTTGATTGTCCTTGGGCTCAGTCTTCCCCTGACGGTCAAGATTTTTGAACACTCTTTCGTGACCCTGGAGCAGAATCTGCAGCATCTGTTCCGGATGATCCGGATGGGGACCTGATGGCACAAGGATCGGACCAGGAAAAAACGGAGCGCGCAACTCCGAAAAAAAGGGAAGAAGCAAGAGAGCGCGGCCAGGTAGCCAAGAGCCGTGAGATTGCATCGACGGCGGTCTATCTCTCTATGCTCCTCGTCTTCTATTTCTTCAGTCCCTATTTTATGCAGCACCTTTTAGGATTGATGCGGGAGTTCCTTTCTCAGGCCACCCGGATGGAAATCACACAGGCCAATATGATGTTGCTGACCGACCAGGCCGTCTTGCAGCTCTTCTGGATCCTGGCCCCGCTCTTTGTCATTGCCTTTGTCATGGGATTTCTCGGAAATGTCCT
This window encodes:
- the fliR gene encoding flagellar type III secretion system protein FliR; translation: MNPLDLSFGQFQYFVLILVRVSAIIMTLPVLGSRNVPVMVKAGFALLTSILVFPTVRTSGVIVPQENLTLILAILREIGIGLLIGYLARLLFAGFQVAGQMIGYQMGFAIVSVFDPQSSSQLSIMAYFENLLALLLFLSLNLHHVLLRGLAESFQLIPLLGAHYPLAIMQQLVRNTGDLFVLAVKIGAPVMAALLFTNVAMGLIARTVPQMNIFIVSFPFQIGCGLIVLGLSLPLTVKIFEHSFVTLEQNLQHLFRMIRMGT